In a genomic window of Thalassotalea piscium:
- a CDS encoding YgaP family membrane protein gives MTINESLRLIAGVMILVSLYLATNFSINWLWFTAFIGVNLLQSSFTKWCPMMAVLKKLGVKS, from the coding sequence ATGACTATTAATGAATCTTTACGTTTAATTGCAGGGGTGATGATTTTGGTATCTCTATACTTAGCAACAAATTTTTCAATAAATTGGTTGTGGTTTACTGCTTTTATTGGCGTAAACCTATTGCAATCATCGTTTACTAAATGGTGTCCCATGATGGCTGTTTTAAAAAAACTAGGTGTAAAAAGTTAA
- a CDS encoding DNA-3-methyladenine glycosylase I, translated as MESIDKIYARAADRKGSEQALKILLGDGGNDHKLTELTDDRFLAEFTKKVFQSGFVWRVVENKWPGFEQAFFNFNIEKVLMMPEEMLEQKASDPQIIRNYNKVKTIKANAMMIFDEQQNSHSFAEFISAWPSNNIIELWAYLKKNGQRLGGNTGPYALRALGKDTFILSRDVEAYFRAHDIISGGIQTKSSLAAIQKSFNQWQQSCDLSLSQLSRLIAFATGDNYVQVE; from the coding sequence ATGGAATCTATTGATAAAATTTATGCCCGCGCTGCTGATCGCAAAGGTTCAGAGCAAGCGCTAAAAATACTATTAGGCGATGGTGGTAACGACCACAAGCTTACTGAGCTGACAGACGACAGATTTTTAGCTGAATTTACCAAAAAGGTGTTTCAATCTGGCTTCGTTTGGCGTGTTGTTGAAAATAAATGGCCAGGGTTTGAACAAGCTTTTTTTAACTTTAATATTGAAAAAGTGTTGATGATGCCCGAAGAAATGCTTGAGCAAAAAGCATCAGACCCGCAAATAATTCGCAACTACAATAAAGTAAAAACAATTAAAGCCAACGCAATGATGATCTTTGATGAACAGCAAAATAGCCATAGCTTTGCTGAGTTTATTAGTGCATGGCCAAGTAATAACATTATTGAGTTATGGGCGTATTTGAAAAAAAATGGCCAACGTTTAGGTGGAAATACTGGTCCATACGCGTTACGTGCGCTGGGTAAAGATACTTTTATACTCAGTCGCGACGTTGAAGCCTACTTTCGTGCTCATGATATTATCTCAGGTGGTATTCAAACTAAAAGTAGCTTAGCCGCAATACAAAAAAGCTTTAATCAGTGGCAACAAAGTTGTGACTTATCGCTTAGCCAATTAAGTCGTTTAATTGCTTTTGCTACTGGCGATAATTATGTGCAAGTTGAGTAA
- a CDS encoding peroxiredoxin — translation MIAINSKMPTGQLQQMNDGNMTNHNTDELFANKKIALFAVPGAFTPTCSETHLPGFIVAADELKAKGIDHIICLAVNDAFVMNAWGKAQNAEHIMMLADGDGSYTKALGLEMETGAFGGLRSQRYSMVIDNGIVTHLNIEQPKQFEVSTAQVLLNSL, via the coding sequence ATGATCGCTATAAATTCAAAAATGCCGACGGGTCAACTACAGCAGATGAACGACGGTAATATGACGAATCACAATACAGATGAATTATTTGCCAATAAAAAAATTGCATTATTTGCGGTACCTGGTGCATTTACGCCTACCTGTTCAGAAACTCACCTTCCAGGCTTTATTGTTGCGGCAGACGAGCTAAAAGCTAAAGGAATTGACCATATTATTTGTTTGGCAGTTAACGATGCCTTTGTAATGAATGCATGGGGTAAAGCACAAAATGCTGAACATATTATGATGCTTGCCGATGGCGATGGCAGCTATACCAAAGCATTAGGCCTTGAAATGGAAACTGGAGCATTTGGCGGATTACGTTCACAGCGCTATTCAATGGTAATTGATAACGGTATTGTTACCCACTTAAATATTGAGCAACCTAAGCAATTTGAAGTAAGTACAGCACAGGTGCTGCTCAACTCGCTTTAA
- a CDS encoding efflux RND transporter permease subunit: MNGQQNFTQRIVGSVLSSKLPLFLLIISMFSGFIALKYTPREEEPQIVVPMIDIIVTAPGVNAKQADRLVTTPLEKLLSQISGVEHVYSMTNNGQSVVTLRFHVGENRESALLNTYNKLHSNTDKIPPFVSNWRVSPVEVDDVPIVMLGLWSDSAAQVDDFALRRLAEEVTTFLQAIDYTSEVNIVGGRTREIQVNLDPEKMAARQVAIGDVINAIQSSNSLQHLGNITLSNSSLVLESGDVFRDKNTLANAPILAVNGTTVILKDIANVVDGPAEQHAYNWIDFTQAHAMQSSSDNPFITISIAKQKGSNAVNVAQAVHEKMAELQQSIFPKGVHIEVLRDYGETANEKVNNLTTSLAFAVFTVVVFIGVFLGWRPALVVGLAVPICYGITLSLDLAFGYTINRVTLFALILSLGLLVDDPITGVDNIERYLQKGKGSLKDKIVDAINEIRVPLIMSTFTIVLAFVPLAFITGMMGPYMAPMAFNVPMSVISSTFVAFLVTPWLASKIIKPKALSDVEGQHQGFGEFYRRILTPLLDSKAKGKAVLWLLLALFIGAAMLPVMRLVPLKLLPFDNKNEVQIIVDMPESATLEQTAAMTKKVSNILQQLPEVKAIANYVGKSSPIDFNGMVRQYYLRQLPNMADMRVILVDKSARDHQSHGVVLRMRELLAPLNTNEIKLKVVEVPPGPPVMSTLVAELYGDEYTTYDQLRAAANTVEARLKLEPHVVEVDTTVGDEQQRLRFITDKNKAALSGVSTQDINQALAVANNGKTISFVHDESNATPLPIKLQLPIDERSTVNDLQRVAMKGQLGVVQQTTPQGIDIAPQSLVALGELGYFEHQVNDKPIYHKDLKPVVYVTADISGRTPGEIIADVSSDLNSDVSQTDWQYRTFFNNGGTTSWTLPENINLVWSGEGEWRITIRVFRDMGLAFAFALLAIYIVLRIQTKSAALSGIIMSAIPLTVIGIMPGFFLLNQFGEREIAGAPEPVLFTATAMIGMIALAGIVVRNSLILIEFITQAREAGEPIKEALIQAGSIRMRPVLLTAGTTLLGNLIITLDPVFSGLAIAIIFGIISSTLFTLLVVPIVYALIFDKPQSTAKIEEQS, from the coding sequence ATGAATGGGCAACAGAATTTTACCCAAAGAATAGTTGGCTCAGTACTAAGCAGTAAACTGCCATTATTTTTACTTATTATTTCAATGTTTTCAGGTTTTATAGCCCTGAAATATACCCCTCGTGAAGAGGAGCCGCAAATTGTTGTGCCAATGATCGACATTATTGTAACGGCACCTGGGGTAAACGCTAAACAAGCTGACCGTTTAGTAACAACCCCACTTGAGAAATTATTATCACAAATTAGTGGCGTAGAGCACGTTTATTCAATGACCAATAATGGTCAGTCTGTGGTAACCCTCAGGTTTCACGTTGGAGAAAACAGAGAAAGCGCACTATTAAACACTTACAATAAATTACACTCTAATACCGATAAAATCCCTCCTTTTGTCAGCAATTGGCGTGTTAGCCCTGTTGAAGTTGATGATGTACCCATTGTAATGCTCGGTTTGTGGAGCGATTCAGCCGCACAAGTTGACGACTTTGCTTTAAGAAGACTAGCAGAAGAAGTAACGACCTTTTTACAAGCAATTGATTATACCAGCGAAGTGAACATTGTTGGCGGTCGCACCCGTGAAATACAAGTAAACCTTGATCCTGAGAAAATGGCGGCAAGGCAAGTTGCTATTGGCGATGTAATTAATGCAATTCAGTCTTCTAACAGCTTGCAACATTTAGGTAATATTACCCTGTCAAATAGTTCGCTAGTATTAGAAAGTGGTGATGTTTTTAGAGATAAAAATACCTTAGCAAATGCGCCAATATTAGCCGTTAATGGCACAACAGTTATTTTAAAAGATATTGCCAATGTAGTTGATGGACCAGCCGAGCAGCATGCCTATAATTGGATAGACTTTACCCAAGCACATGCGATGCAAAGCAGCAGTGATAACCCTTTTATTACCATTAGCATCGCTAAACAAAAAGGTAGTAATGCGGTTAATGTTGCTCAAGCCGTGCATGAAAAAATGGCTGAATTACAGCAGTCTATATTTCCTAAAGGTGTACACATTGAAGTACTTAGAGATTACGGTGAAACTGCCAATGAAAAGGTTAATAACCTCACCACGAGCCTAGCTTTTGCTGTATTTACCGTTGTCGTATTTATTGGTGTGTTTTTGGGTTGGCGGCCGGCACTTGTCGTTGGTTTAGCTGTGCCAATTTGTTATGGCATTACTCTTTCTTTAGATTTAGCCTTTGGTTACACCATTAACCGAGTTACCCTTTTTGCTTTAATTTTGTCTTTAGGTTTATTAGTTGACGACCCAATTACGGGTGTCGATAACATTGAACGTTACTTACAAAAAGGCAAAGGTAGCTTGAAAGATAAAATTGTTGATGCGATTAACGAAATTCGTGTACCACTGATCATGTCAACATTTACCATTGTACTGGCCTTTGTTCCGCTTGCATTTATTACAGGCATGATGGGCCCTTACATGGCTCCTATGGCATTTAACGTGCCCATGAGTGTGATTAGCAGTACTTTTGTTGCCTTTTTAGTAACACCTTGGTTAGCGTCAAAAATAATTAAACCTAAAGCTCTTTCAGACGTTGAAGGTCAACACCAAGGCTTTGGTGAGTTTTATCGACGTATATTAACGCCTTTACTCGACAGTAAAGCTAAGGGAAAAGCTGTACTTTGGCTATTGTTAGCCTTATTTATTGGTGCGGCAATGTTACCAGTAATGCGTTTAGTTCCTCTTAAATTACTGCCTTTTGACAATAAAAATGAAGTTCAAATTATTGTAGATATGCCAGAAAGTGCCACGCTAGAGCAAACAGCAGCTATGACCAAAAAAGTCTCTAATATTTTACAACAATTACCCGAAGTTAAAGCCATTGCTAACTATGTTGGTAAGTCTTCACCTATCGACTTTAATGGTATGGTGCGACAGTACTATTTAAGACAACTGCCGAACATGGCCGACATGCGTGTGATCCTTGTTGATAAGTCTGCACGAGATCATCAATCGCATGGCGTTGTATTAAGAATGCGTGAGTTACTAGCACCATTAAATACCAATGAAATAAAACTTAAAGTCGTTGAGGTTCCACCTGGACCGCCTGTAATGAGTACGCTTGTTGCCGAATTATACGGTGATGAATATACCACTTACGACCAGTTACGCGCGGCGGCAAATACCGTAGAGGCAAGACTTAAGCTTGAACCTCATGTGGTTGAAGTAGACACTACCGTAGGCGATGAACAGCAAAGACTGCGTTTTATTACTGATAAAAATAAAGCTGCACTTTCAGGGGTTTCTACCCAAGATATTAATCAAGCATTAGCAGTTGCCAATAACGGCAAAACAATAAGCTTTGTGCATGATGAAAGTAATGCCACACCATTACCAATTAAGTTGCAGCTCCCCATAGATGAACGTTCTACCGTAAACGATTTACAAAGAGTTGCAATGAAGGGACAGCTTGGCGTAGTACAACAAACCACACCACAAGGGATTGATATTGCGCCGCAATCTTTAGTGGCATTAGGTGAGTTGGGTTATTTTGAACATCAAGTGAACGATAAACCTATTTATCATAAAGATTTAAAACCAGTGGTATATGTTACCGCCGATATTTCAGGAAGAACGCCAGGTGAAATAATTGCCGACGTAAGTTCTGACTTAAACAGCGACGTTAGCCAAACTGATTGGCAGTACAGAACCTTCTTTAATAACGGCGGTACCACTAGCTGGACTTTACCTGAGAATATCAACCTAGTGTGGAGTGGCGAAGGTGAATGGCGTATCACCATTAGAGTATTTCGCGATATGGGTTTAGCGTTTGCATTTGCATTATTAGCTATTTATATCGTATTACGCATACAAACTAAGTCTGCCGCGTTATCTGGCATTATTATGTCAGCTATTCCACTGACCGTTATTGGTATTATGCCGGGGTTCTTTTTATTGAATCAGTTTGGTGAACGCGAAATTGCCGGTGCGCCTGAGCCAGTGCTATTTACCGCAACAGCCATGATAGGCATGATAGCGCTTGCCGGAATTGTTGTACGTAACTCACTTATTCTTATCGAGTTTATTACACAAGCAAGGGAAGCAGGCGAACCAATCAAAGAAGCACTAATTCAGGCAGGCTCAATTAGAATGCGTCCTGTTTTACTAACCGCAGGTACCACACTATTAGGCAATTTAATTATTACATTAGACCCTGTCTTTAGTGGCTTAGCCATTGCGATTATTTTTGGCATTATTTCATCAACATTATTTACTTTACTTGTAGTCCCTATTGTCTACGCATTAATTTTTGATAAGCCCCAAAGCACGGCTAAAATCGAGGAACAATCATGA
- a CDS encoding class I SAM-dependent methyltransferase, whose product MNLEQIAVGYVDRVDKELAKKIAQKWQFNFIGDVAAVANQPKLQFLLQVNCQALELIKLDEPKLGAIKVDFVEGAAAHRRKFGGGRGQDIAKAIGLKHGFTPHVLDATAGLGRDAFVLASLGCQVTMMERMPVVAALLENGLERALINSEVGDIIKRISLVFASSIENMATTVSPDVIYLDPMYPHREKSAAVKKEMRVFQSLVGEDLDADALLSPALELAHYRVVVKRPSYAPPLDNKKPSTSINMKKNRFDVYVNQAIPKS is encoded by the coding sequence ATGAATTTAGAACAAATAGCCGTTGGTTATGTCGATCGGGTCGATAAAGAGCTAGCGAAAAAAATTGCGCAAAAATGGCAATTTAATTTCATTGGAGATGTTGCTGCGGTCGCTAATCAGCCAAAGTTACAGTTTTTGTTACAAGTAAACTGCCAAGCTTTAGAGCTAATTAAACTTGATGAACCAAAACTAGGCGCGATAAAAGTTGACTTTGTTGAAGGGGCAGCTGCGCATAGGCGTAAATTTGGCGGTGGGCGAGGGCAAGATATTGCAAAAGCCATAGGCTTAAAGCATGGCTTTACTCCTCATGTACTCGATGCAACAGCAGGATTAGGCAGAGATGCTTTTGTATTGGCATCTTTAGGTTGCCAAGTCACCATGATGGAGCGTATGCCAGTAGTAGCTGCATTACTTGAAAATGGCCTTGAGAGGGCATTAATTAATAGCGAAGTGGGCGATATTATAAAGCGTATCTCGTTAGTCTTTGCCTCTTCTATTGAAAACATGGCAACCACTGTTTCGCCCGATGTTATATATTTAGACCCTATGTACCCGCATCGTGAAAAGTCTGCTGCTGTAAAAAAAGAAATGCGGGTATTTCAGTCGTTAGTAGGGGAAGATTTAGATGCAGATGCCTTACTCAGCCCTGCGCTGGAACTTGCCCACTACCGCGTGGTGGTTAAGCGTCCAAGCTATGCGCCACCGCTAGATAATAAAAAACCGTCAACCAGTATTAATATGAAAAAGAACCGCTTTGATGTTTACGTAAATCAAGCGATCCCTAAATCATAA
- a CDS encoding efflux RND transporter periplasmic adaptor subunit → MNTSLIKKSFIPVIAIVILLVMVAWLAGSFDDKIAPGLQSNNQTKSTVNISAPFLVAYSEQALYEPVSAGVEAKQATIISARILARIEQIHVRAGNSVKKGDVLVELERSDLDAQVAQAQERINGLKARHREADNNLTRANKLFESKLISATELDRSKAGFQSIEAELTAAKQGLEQAQSISAYATITSPIDGKVVNRFAEPGDTAQPGQKLLAVYNPVSLRVEANVREQLAISLKQGQTLTVEIPSINKTQQAQIEEIVPAANTGSRSFLVKASIAYNQELMPGMYARMLIPAKTEQVLLVPSSKIETVGQLNFIWIEENNELQRRFVRLGKTNTDDMTVVLSGLADGDKVISPPHSNK, encoded by the coding sequence ATGAATACATCGCTTATTAAAAAGAGTTTCATTCCTGTTATCGCCATAGTGATATTACTGGTAATGGTTGCTTGGCTTGCCGGTTCTTTTGATGACAAAATTGCACCTGGTCTACAAAGTAACAATCAGACAAAAAGCACAGTAAATATCAGTGCTCCTTTTCTGGTAGCTTATAGCGAACAAGCTTTGTATGAGCCTGTATCAGCTGGTGTTGAAGCTAAGCAAGCGACAATTATTTCCGCTAGAATTTTAGCGCGCATTGAACAAATACATGTTCGCGCAGGTAATAGTGTAAAAAAAGGTGACGTACTGGTTGAACTTGAACGCTCAGACTTAGACGCTCAGGTGGCTCAAGCACAAGAAAGAATCAATGGTTTAAAAGCCCGCCATCGTGAAGCAGATAATAATTTAACAAGAGCTAATAAATTATTTGAAAGTAAGCTTATTTCAGCGACAGAGCTTGATAGAAGTAAAGCTGGATTTCAGAGTATTGAAGCCGAACTTACTGCCGCTAAACAAGGGCTTGAACAAGCACAGTCAATATCTGCTTATGCAACAATTACTTCACCAATAGATGGCAAAGTAGTTAACCGTTTTGCAGAGCCTGGTGATACTGCACAACCCGGTCAAAAGTTATTAGCGGTGTATAACCCAGTATCACTTAGAGTTGAAGCCAATGTTCGTGAACAATTGGCCATTAGCCTAAAACAAGGGCAAACACTTACCGTTGAGATCCCCTCTATTAATAAAACTCAGCAAGCACAAATTGAAGAAATTGTGCCTGCTGCTAACACAGGTTCACGCAGCTTTTTAGTGAAAGCAAGTATCGCTTACAATCAAGAATTAATGCCGGGTATGTACGCCAGAATGTTAATTCCTGCTAAAACAGAGCAAGTATTGCTCGTGCCTAGCAGTAAAATTGAAACTGTTGGCCAATTAAACTTTATTTGGATAGAAGAAAATAATGAGCTACAACGAAGATTTGTTCGATTAGGTAAAACTAATACCGACGATATGACCGTTGTACTTTCAGGGTTAGCTGACGGTGATAAGGTAATTAGCCCGCCGCATTCAAATAAATAA
- a CDS encoding GGDEF domain-containing protein, whose protein sequence is MTEYQIALAYLSALTIVCMVLYTFTYFLPTPDNANKAKSTYYFRILLLFVIAAQSAVLFRYEHAAILSIVLTNLFILAIAYSLMCAIYSRYDANISQRHYLLMVVHSGIFLSCLYYFHQLFGPGYWRSVFVFINICIPYGLTIHQCHLQFKKDRVSDRVLYSALLITIMLCLIYIFFYSTFFRDQAFVPITLTFIILLSFVCVLFFGFALSIIYSLVDKLRVELVTDRLTGAKNRNYLGEISQQLISMAKRTNTPLSLIICDIDRFKVINDTHGHGAGDKVLIEFAKNIKNTLRAEDIFIRVGGEEFVILLPQINVENALLTANRLRLSTEKLPIVFGDENLTITASFGIASVDLNHPIEHSVNKADEALYQAKGSGRNRAIAVNH, encoded by the coding sequence TTGACTGAATACCAAATAGCACTAGCATACCTTTCTGCATTAACCATAGTGTGTATGGTGCTATATACGTTCACCTACTTTTTACCAACACCTGATAACGCCAATAAAGCAAAATCCACCTATTATTTTCGTATCTTATTATTATTTGTTATTGCTGCTCAAAGTGCGGTTTTATTCAGGTACGAGCACGCCGCCATTTTATCAATAGTGTTAACTAACTTATTTATTCTAGCGATAGCGTATTCACTAATGTGCGCTATTTATAGTCGCTACGATGCTAATATTAGCCAACGGCATTATTTATTAATGGTTGTTCATAGTGGTATCTTTTTGAGCTGTTTGTATTATTTTCACCAGCTTTTTGGACCAGGTTATTGGCGTTCAGTTTTTGTCTTCATTAATATTTGTATCCCTTACGGCTTAACAATACATCAGTGTCACTTACAGTTTAAAAAAGATCGAGTGAGTGACCGCGTGCTATACAGCGCATTGCTGATAACTATTATGCTTTGTCTCATTTATATATTTTTTTATAGTACGTTTTTTAGAGACCAAGCCTTTGTACCCATTACACTCACTTTTATTATTTTACTTAGCTTTGTTTGCGTACTATTTTTTGGGTTTGCGCTAAGTATTATTTATTCATTGGTAGATAAACTCCGTGTAGAGTTGGTTACTGATCGTTTAACGGGTGCAAAGAACCGAAATTATTTAGGTGAAATATCTCAGCAACTCATTTCTATGGCGAAACGTACTAACACCCCTTTATCATTAATTATTTGTGATATTGATAGGTTTAAAGTTATTAATGACACCCATGGGCATGGCGCAGGTGACAAAGTGCTTATTGAGTTTGCAAAAAACATTAAAAACACGTTAAGAGCAGAAGACATATTTATTCGCGTTGGCGGCGAAGAGTTTGTTATTCTACTGCCACAAATTAATGTAGAAAATGCGCTGTTAACAGCCAACCGATTAAGGTTATCTACCGAAAAACTCCCCATAGTTTTTGGTGATGAAAACCTAACTATTACGGCAAGCTTTGGCATAGCAAGCGTTGACCTTAATCACCCAATCGAACATAGTGTAAATAAAGCAGATGAAGCACTATATCAAGCAAAAGGCAGCGGTCGTAATCGTGCGATTGCTGTTAATCATTAA
- a CDS encoding ArsR/SmtB family transcription factor encodes MNIKPSELSKNAKEVATILKLLSNHYRLMILCCLADGELTVGDLNKQVDLSQSALSQHLTKLRESGLVETRRESQTIYYRVDNAEIKGLLFYLQQQFCNSPEGNITT; translated from the coding sequence ATGAATATAAAACCTTCTGAATTGTCAAAAAATGCCAAAGAAGTCGCCACAATTCTTAAGCTACTTTCAAATCATTATCGACTGATGATCCTTTGTTGTCTTGCTGATGGTGAGCTAACAGTGGGCGATTTAAATAAACAGGTTGATTTATCGCAATCTGCGCTGTCGCAACACTTAACTAAATTAAGGGAAAGTGGCTTAGTAGAAACACGAAGAGAGTCTCAAACTATTTACTATAGAGTTGATAACGCTGAAATTAAGGGGCTACTTTTTTATCTTCAACAACAGTTTTGTAATAGCCCAGAAGGAAATATAACCACATGA
- the prlC gene encoding oligopeptidase A, with translation MSNPLLLNGPLPEFSKIKPEHIKPAVEHAIAHCKQTIEQVLNNTTGFTWNNLVIPLDEADDKLGKLWSPVSHMNSVVSSDKLREAYESCLPILSEYSTFVGQHQALFLAYQQLADSAHYQTLDTAQKKVIDNALRDFKLSGIALSDEDKKRYGEIATRLSELSSSFGNNVLDATQAYQVNITDESELAGLPESAKEAAQALAKAEDKTGWLFTLDIPSYLPVMMYCENQQLREQLYRGYVTRASELGPNAGEFDNSAIMLELLELRHELSLLLGFTSFAEKSLATKMANSTDEVIGFLEDLGVKSKAQGQKDLDEVIEFAQREFNQSNLQPWDLPFYSEKLKQSRYAISDEALRPYFPEDRVVKGLFEVVKRLFGLNIKELSGIDTWHSDVKFYQVFDQENNLRGSFYLDLYARAKKRGGAWMDDCVSRRQTANGDIQYPVAYLTCNFNGPVGDKPALFTHDEVITLFHEFGHGIHHMLTQINASGVSGIDGVPWDAVELPSQFLENWCWQPEALAFISGHYQTGEPLPEAMLDKMLAAKNFQSAMQMLRQLEFSLFDFKMHQHFDPKADNSHYIQQVLDQVRTDYAVVKTAEFNRFQHGFGHIFGGGYAAGYYSYKWAEVLSADAFSRFEEEGIFNEKVGQDFLTNILEMGGSKEPSVLFKAFRGRTPKIDALLRHCGIE, from the coding sequence ATGAGCAATCCTTTACTTTTAAATGGTCCATTACCAGAATTTTCAAAAATAAAACCTGAGCATATCAAGCCTGCTGTTGAGCACGCAATCGCACACTGTAAGCAAACTATAGAGCAAGTATTAAATAATACCACTGGCTTTACTTGGAATAACTTAGTTATACCACTAGATGAAGCAGACGATAAGCTAGGTAAATTATGGTCACCAGTATCGCACATGAACTCAGTAGTAAGTAGTGACAAATTAAGAGAGGCGTATGAGTCTTGCTTACCTATTCTTTCAGAATACAGTACGTTTGTTGGCCAACACCAGGCATTGTTTTTAGCTTATCAGCAGCTAGCAGATAGTGCGCATTACCAAACGTTAGACACAGCTCAGAAAAAAGTGATAGATAATGCACTACGTGATTTTAAATTGTCTGGCATTGCCCTGAGCGACGAAGATAAAAAACGATATGGCGAAATTGCTACACGCCTTTCAGAGTTAAGCTCAAGCTTTGGCAACAACGTGTTAGACGCAACCCAAGCGTATCAAGTAAACATTACTGATGAAAGTGAACTTGCAGGCTTACCAGAAAGTGCAAAAGAAGCGGCCCAAGCACTTGCTAAAGCTGAAGATAAAACGGGATGGTTATTCACCCTAGATATCCCCAGCTATTTACCGGTAATGATGTATTGCGAAAATCAACAATTACGTGAACAGCTTTATCGCGGCTATGTAACGCGCGCGTCAGAGCTAGGCCCAAATGCGGGCGAATTTGATAATAGCGCGATTATGTTAGAGCTTCTTGAATTGCGCCATGAATTATCACTGTTACTTGGTTTTACAAGTTTTGCTGAAAAGTCACTAGCGACTAAAATGGCTAATTCAACCGACGAAGTCATTGGTTTTTTAGAAGATCTTGGCGTGAAGTCAAAGGCACAAGGGCAAAAAGATCTTGATGAAGTAATTGAGTTTGCACAACGTGAATTTAATCAAAGTAATTTACAGCCCTGGGACTTACCTTTTTATAGTGAAAAGTTAAAGCAAAGTCGTTATGCCATTTCAGACGAAGCACTACGTCCTTACTTCCCTGAAGATAGAGTAGTAAAAGGCTTATTTGAAGTAGTAAAACGTTTATTTGGCCTTAACATCAAAGAACTATCAGGTATTGATACCTGGCATAGTGATGTAAAATTTTATCAAGTATTTGATCAAGAAAATAACTTACGCGGAAGCTTTTATTTAGACTTGTATGCGCGCGCTAAAAAGCGCGGTGGTGCATGGATGGACGACTGTGTCAGCCGTCGTCAAACAGCAAATGGTGATATTCAATACCCTGTCGCTTACCTTACCTGTAACTTTAATGGCCCTGTTGGTGACAAACCTGCTTTATTTACGCATGATGAAGTGATCACATTATTTCATGAATTTGGTCATGGTATTCACCACATGTTAACGCAAATAAACGCCAGTGGTGTTTCAGGTATCGATGGCGTGCCTTGGGATGCTGTAGAATTACCCAGTCAATTTTTAGAGAACTGGTGCTGGCAACCAGAAGCGTTAGCGTTTATTTCAGGTCATTATCAAACAGGCGAACCTTTACCTGAAGCAATGCTAGACAAAATGCTCGCAGCTAAAAACTTTCAATCGGCAATGCAAATGCTGAGACAGCTAGAATTTAGTTTGTTCGACTTTAAAATGCACCAACACTTTGACCCGAAAGCCGATAATAGCCACTATATTCAGCAAGTTCTGGATCAAGTGCGCACAGACTATGCGGTGGTTAAAACCGCCGAGTTTAATCGCTTTCAACATGGCTTTGGCCACATATTTGGCGGTGGTTATGCGGCAGGTTATTACAGCTATAAATGGGCTGAAGTATTGTCAGCCGATGCGTTTTCTCGATTTGAAGAAGAAGGCATATTCAACGAAAAAGTTGGCCAAGACTTTTTAACTAATATATTAGAAATGGGCGGCTCAAAAGAGCCTAGCGTTTTATTTAAAGCGTTTAGAGGGCGAACCCCTAAAATAGATGCATTGCTTCGCCATTGTGGTATTGAATAA